A window from Neobacillus sp. PS3-40 encodes these proteins:
- a CDS encoding amino acid ABC transporter permease, translating into MNLDFTQFIPSMPYILEGILVTLKIVLMAGILGFALGIILSLFKISSFKILLWIADVYTSIFRGTPLILQLMLIYYGSPQVIGYQIEPYTAAILSFGLNSGAYVSEIIRAGILAVDKGQKEASMALGIPYGKMMWDIILPQALKNILPALMNEFITLTKESAIVTTIGVMDIMRRSYQVGAENYSFFEPLLIAGFIYYLMVMTLTFLGKALERRMRRSD; encoded by the coding sequence ATGAACTTAGACTTTACCCAATTCATTCCCTCCATGCCATATATTTTAGAAGGAATTCTCGTTACGCTAAAAATTGTCCTTATGGCAGGAATTTTGGGATTTGCACTTGGTATTATTTTATCATTATTTAAAATTAGTTCGTTTAAGATTCTTTTATGGATTGCAGATGTGTATACATCGATTTTTCGTGGAACACCACTTATCTTGCAATTAATGCTCATTTATTATGGTTCACCACAGGTAATAGGTTACCAGATTGAACCATATACCGCAGCTATTTTATCGTTTGGTCTTAACTCTGGAGCATATGTTTCTGAAATTATTCGTGCAGGTATTCTTGCTGTAGATAAAGGGCAAAAGGAAGCATCCATGGCCCTCGGTATCCCTTATGGGAAAATGATGTGGGATATTATTCTTCCTCAAGCGTTGAAGAATATTTTACCTGCTTTAATGAATGAATTTATTACCCTTACAAAAGAATCAGCCATTGTGACTACGATTGGTGTGATGGATATTATGCGCCGTTCTTATCAAGTTGGTGCAGAAAACTACTCCTTTTTTGAACCGTTATTAATTGCAGGCTTCATTTATTACCTAATGGTTATGACATTAACCTTCTTAGGAAAAGCCCTTGAAAGGAGAATG
- a CDS encoding transporter substrate-binding domain-containing protein: MKKGIMLFLAMMMLLGLLAACGTSNKNNANGSKDKKTLVMGTSADYPPFEYVKTEKSNDIIGFDVDLAKALASKLGYKVQVKDIDFSGLVQSLKSGQVDFVLAGMTPTEKRKKNVDFSDIYYTAQHMIVSKKDSGITKLDDLKGKTVGVQLGSIQEGKANDINKTTPIKIENRNRIPDIIQEIKAGRFDAAIIEDTVAKGYFTKEKDLTGFTIGDNPNEAGSAIAFPKNSDLTAKFNKELKKMKDNGELKKLVVKWFGGEK; encoded by the coding sequence ATGAAAAAAGGAATTATGTTATTTCTAGCAATGATGATGCTTCTTGGACTTCTTGCTGCATGTGGGACAAGCAACAAGAACAATGCAAATGGTAGCAAAGATAAAAAGACATTAGTAATGGGAACGTCTGCTGACTATCCACCATTCGAATATGTTAAAACAGAAAAGAGTAACGATATTATTGGTTTTGATGTTGATTTAGCGAAAGCACTTGCTTCTAAACTTGGCTATAAGGTTCAAGTGAAAGACATTGATTTTAGCGGTTTGGTTCAATCATTGAAATCAGGTCAGGTTGACTTTGTTCTCGCTGGGATGACACCAACTGAAAAACGAAAGAAAAACGTTGATTTTAGTGATATTTATTATACTGCCCAACACATGATTGTTTCCAAAAAAGACAGTGGAATTACTAAACTTGATGATTTAAAAGGAAAAACAGTTGGTGTACAGCTGGGATCCATTCAAGAAGGTAAAGCAAATGATATAAATAAAACAACTCCGATTAAAATTGAAAATCGAAATCGTATTCCTGATATCATCCAAGAAATTAAAGCAGGGCGTTTCGATGCTGCAATTATTGAGGATACAGTTGCCAAGGGTTATTTCACGAAAGAAAAGGATTTAACAGGCTTTACAATCGGCGATAATCCTAATGAAGCCGGCTCAGCTATTGCATTCCCTAAAAACAGTGATCTAACAGCAAAATTCAATAAAGAATTGAAAAAGATGAAAGATAATGGGGAATTGAAGAAATTAGTTGTTAAATGGTTTGGTGGGGAAAAATAA
- a CDS encoding BrxA/BrxB family bacilliredoxin: protein MSMDYNFFMNDIVNKARHEIVSAGYEELKTPEEVTAALEKKGTTLVMINSVCGCAGGVARPAATHALHYDKRPDHLVTVFAGQDKEATEVARNYFTDYPPSSPSFALLKDGKICTMIERHQIEGFDPATVVAKLQQTFDQFCEEM, encoded by the coding sequence ATGAGTATGGATTATAACTTTTTTATGAATGATATTGTCAATAAAGCGCGTCATGAAATCGTGTCAGCTGGTTATGAAGAATTAAAGACCCCTGAGGAAGTAACTGCGGCCTTAGAAAAAAAAGGAACAACATTAGTCATGATTAATTCTGTATGCGGTTGTGCGGGTGGAGTAGCACGCCCAGCAGCTACCCATGCCTTGCACTATGACAAACGTCCTGACCATCTTGTCACTGTTTTTGCAGGGCAAGATAAGGAAGCAACAGAAGTAGCTAGAAACTATTTCACTGATTACCCACCATCCTCCCCTTCCTTTGCCTTGTTAAAGGATGGGAAAATTTGCACCATGATTGAAAGACATCAAATTGAGGGCTTTGACCCTGCTACAGTTGTTGCAAAACTTCAGCAAACTTTCGACCAATTTTGTGAAGAGATGTAA
- the meaB gene encoding methylmalonyl Co-A mutase-associated GTPase MeaB, whose amino-acid sequence MDLENKPEWSDPNNPDLCLSVIRKGTAQENSQAFVKNIRFQKRITAGPTINELYEGVLAGERSFLARAITLTESNSEQHFQKAQSLLQRLLPHTGQSIRIGITGVPGAGKSTFIETFGMYLCALGLRVAVLAIDPSSSITGGSILGDKTRMEQLAKSPLAFIRPSPSGGKLGGVHRKTRESMLICEAAGYNVILIETVGVGQSEVIIRGMVDFFMLLVLTGAGDELQGMKKGIIELADAIIVHKADGTNKENALRTKSEYNRILHFLQPATKGWQSKAYSCSSLTMEGISDLWGTICTFKKNGKASGVFDDRRKAQSREWLYSMITDQLHFQFFHHPGIVNELPKLENEVMAGEKTVASAVEVLFKHFFQN is encoded by the coding sequence ATGGATTTGGAAAATAAACCGGAATGGAGTGACCCGAACAATCCTGATCTTTGTTTAAGCGTGATCCGTAAGGGAACGGCGCAAGAGAACTCACAAGCATTTGTAAAAAACATTCGGTTTCAGAAACGAATAACAGCTGGACCTACAATTAACGAATTATATGAAGGGGTTCTAGCAGGAGAAAGGAGCTTTCTTGCCCGTGCTATTACACTTACTGAGAGTAACTCAGAACAGCATTTTCAAAAAGCGCAGTCTCTCCTTCAAAGACTGTTACCACATACAGGGCAATCAATTCGTATTGGGATTACGGGAGTCCCAGGAGCAGGAAAAAGCACGTTTATTGAAACCTTTGGAATGTATTTATGCGCTCTTGGTCTCCGAGTTGCAGTACTTGCGATCGATCCAAGCTCAAGTATTACTGGTGGTAGTATTCTTGGCGATAAAACGCGGATGGAACAATTAGCTAAAAGCCCTCTTGCGTTTATTCGACCCTCTCCATCCGGTGGAAAACTTGGGGGAGTTCACCGTAAAACAAGGGAATCAATGCTAATATGTGAGGCTGCTGGTTACAATGTAATTTTGATTGAAACGGTTGGGGTGGGCCAGAGTGAAGTGATTATTAGGGGCATGGTTGATTTTTTCATGCTCCTTGTCTTAACAGGTGCAGGCGATGAATTGCAGGGAATGAAAAAAGGAATTATTGAACTAGCGGATGCAATTATTGTGCATAAAGCAGATGGTACAAATAAGGAGAACGCGCTAAGAACCAAAAGTGAATATAACCGCATCCTTCACTTTTTACAGCCCGCAACAAAGGGTTGGCAATCAAAAGCGTATAGTTGCTCTTCTCTTACAATGGAAGGGATTAGTGATCTTTGGGGGACGATTTGCACCTTCAAAAAGAACGGGAAGGCATCAGGAGTTTTTGATGATAGGCGGAAAGCGCAATCAAGGGAATGGCTTTACTCAATGATAACAGACCAACTTCATTTTCAATTTTTTCATCATCCTGGAATTGTAAATGAACTTCCTAAATTAGAAAATGAAGTGATGGCAGGAGAAAAAACGGTTGCTTCAGCGGTTGAAGTTCTTTTCAAACACTTTTTTCAAAATTAG
- the scpA gene encoding methylmalonyl-CoA mutase yields MTNEQWKEKAEAEIQTSIDELLFETNEQIRLKPLYTKEDLEDSKHLNDMPGLPPYTRGPYPTMYVNRPWTVRQYAGFSTAEESNAFYRRNLAMGQKGLSVAFDLATHRGYDSDHPRVVGDVGKAGVAIDSILDMKTLFDGIPLDQMSVSMTMNGAVLPILAFFIVTAEEQGVSQDKLSGTIQNDILKEYMVRNTYIYPPEMSMKIIADIFEYTSKYMPKFNSISISGYHMQEAGAPADIELAYTLADGLEYVRTGLKAGIEIDSFAPRLSFFWAVGMNYFMEVAKMRAGRFIWAKMMKSFEPGNSKSMALRTHTQTSGWSLTEQDPFNNVIRTLIEAHAAVMGHTQSLHTNALDEAIALPTDFSARIARNTQLFLQEETSITKVIDPWAGSYYVEALTDQLINRAWQHIEEIESLGGMAKAIETGLPKMRIEEAAARRQAQIDSGKEIIIGVNRYRLEKEEPIDILDIDNTAVRLKQIEKLNKLKEGRDDLKVEEALQALTRAAETGEKNLLELAVQAARVRATLGEMSDAIEKVANRHKAVIRSISGVYSKAFSNEVEILEVQKMTDEFLVNEGRRPRILIAKMGQDGHDRGAKVIATAFADLGFDVDMGPLFQTPEETAQQAVENDVHVIGMSSLAAGHRTLLPQLVESLKKLGREDILVVVGGVIPAQDYSYLYNNGATAIFGPGTIIPVAAQKVIREIYRQLGYEEVGQ; encoded by the coding sequence ATGACAAATGAACAATGGAAGGAAAAAGCTGAAGCAGAAATTCAAACTTCTATTGATGAGTTATTATTCGAGACAAACGAGCAAATAAGATTAAAGCCCTTATATACGAAGGAAGACCTTGAGGATAGTAAGCATCTAAATGATATGCCAGGTCTACCGCCCTATACAAGGGGCCCATATCCAACGATGTATGTCAATCGCCCATGGACTGTAAGACAATATGCTGGGTTTTCTACAGCAGAGGAAAGTAACGCCTTTTATCGAAGGAATTTGGCAATGGGACAAAAGGGATTATCTGTGGCCTTTGATTTAGCAACGCATAGGGGATATGATTCGGATCACCCTCGAGTAGTTGGTGATGTTGGCAAAGCTGGTGTTGCGATTGACTCGATTCTTGATATGAAGACACTTTTTGACGGAATTCCGTTAGATCAAATGTCCGTATCGATGACAATGAACGGTGCAGTGTTGCCGATTCTTGCCTTTTTTATTGTAACAGCAGAAGAGCAGGGTGTAAGTCAGGACAAGCTTTCTGGAACGATTCAAAATGATATTTTAAAAGAATACATGGTGCGCAACACGTACATCTATCCGCCTGAGATGTCCATGAAAATTATTGCTGATATTTTTGAATATACTTCTAAGTATATGCCGAAATTTAATAGTATCAGTATTTCTGGTTACCACATGCAAGAAGCAGGGGCTCCTGCAGATATTGAGTTGGCTTATACACTTGCTGATGGACTGGAATATGTTCGGACAGGTCTTAAGGCTGGAATTGAGATTGATTCATTTGCCCCTAGGTTGTCATTTTTCTGGGCTGTTGGGATGAATTATTTTATGGAAGTAGCTAAAATGCGTGCAGGGCGATTTATTTGGGCAAAAATGATGAAATCGTTTGAGCCGGGGAATTCCAAATCAATGGCGTTAAGGACCCATACCCAGACATCCGGTTGGAGCCTAACTGAGCAAGATCCTTTTAATAATGTCATCAGGACTTTGATTGAAGCACATGCGGCGGTAATGGGGCATACACAATCCCTGCATACAAATGCACTAGACGAAGCAATCGCATTGCCAACAGACTTTTCTGCGAGAATTGCTCGGAATACACAATTATTTTTGCAGGAAGAAACAAGTATAACAAAAGTTATTGATCCTTGGGCTGGCTCTTATTATGTTGAAGCTTTAACTGATCAGCTTATTAACAGAGCTTGGCAGCATATTGAAGAAATTGAGAGTCTCGGTGGAATGGCAAAAGCAATTGAAACTGGGTTGCCAAAAATGAGAATTGAAGAGGCTGCAGCACGAAGACAAGCACAAATCGATTCTGGAAAAGAAATAATTATTGGTGTGAATCGTTACCGTCTTGAAAAGGAAGAACCGATTGATATTTTGGATATCGATAATACAGCAGTGCGTTTAAAGCAGATTGAGAAGTTAAACAAGTTAAAAGAGGGTCGTGATGATCTGAAGGTGGAGGAGGCATTACAGGCTTTAACAAGAGCTGCCGAAACTGGAGAGAAAAATTTACTTGAGTTAGCAGTTCAAGCGGCTAGAGTAAGAGCAACTCTTGGTGAAATGTCTGATGCAATTGAAAAAGTTGCGAACAGGCATAAGGCAGTTATCCGTTCTATAAGCGGTGTTTATAGTAAGGCTTTTTCCAATGAGGTAGAGATTTTAGAAGTTCAAAAAATGACGGATGAATTTTTGGTGAATGAGGGTAGAAGACCACGAATTCTTATTGCAAAAATGGGACAGGACGGCCATGACCGTGGTGCAAAGGTAATTGCCACAGCATTTGCTGACCTTGGCTTTGATGTGGATATGGGACCTTTATTCCAAACGCCTGAAGAAACAGCACAACAAGCTGTTGAAAATGATGTTCATGTGATAGGAATGAGCTCGCTCGCGGCTGGGCATAGAACTCTTTTACCACAGTTAGTAGAATCATTAAAAAAACTTGGGCGAGAAGATATTCTAGTAGTGGTTGGTGGTGTTATTCCTGCCCAGGATTATTCATACCTATATAATAACGGTGCAACGGCTATTTTTGGACCGGGAACTATTATTCCAGTCGCTGCCCAAAAAGTAATCAGAGAAATCTATCGGCAACTAGGATATGAGGAAGTGGGACAGTAA
- a CDS encoding methylmalonyl-CoA mutase subunit beta yields the protein MRNQSFPLRSEFEWKEKAEESLKGKSIQSLQTSTYENITLKPLYCRVDEKLASDYPGGSDFRRGKNPLGYIGEKWKIAQSISYKTPLELIQKLEAAIDRGLTALSFELNKSLVETEPRLLRFIKEISANIPFAIDANGMFAEALSTITDLSREDSRKVTGYIASDPLATFVVEGFIPKNQEQFFAEWSEIIKNSSEKLPNLQTILVNTSVYHNGGANAVQELGIAAATGVLYLQQLLEKGIDQEVALSKIIFKFSIGSNFFMEIAKLRAARIIWNKITEVYGAKMVDRGMKIAAETSIFTKSVSDQNVNLLRAGNEAFAAVIGGIQYLHVTPFDQMTGSTYSSERIAQNTQLILQEEVLLQKVIDPAGGSWYIEELTRELAEKSWELFKKIEANGGMLEALKSNWLQKEISTVNKKRHHDISTRKVSIVGTNVYANLTENIPECEKSINGQFSSDDLSEKITIETIPQIRLSQPYEDLRMRADRIKRHDGVRPFIGLICLGNLKQYKPRADFIRGFLAAGGVNGLESGPIFSTESVTEFVKECNSKHFCLCGSNEEYENIGLEILQLIKAEFPDRIVYLAGLPKEEDQSKWVSEGIKSFIHVKSNCCETLESMLSEMELTLYEA from the coding sequence ATGAGGAATCAATCATTTCCGCTAAGATCAGAATTTGAATGGAAAGAAAAAGCGGAAGAATCATTAAAAGGAAAGTCAATTCAATCGTTACAAACCTCTACATATGAAAACATTACATTGAAACCGCTTTATTGCCGCGTGGATGAAAAACTTGCTTCGGATTATCCTGGGGGTTCTGATTTTAGAAGGGGCAAGAATCCGTTAGGTTATATTGGCGAGAAATGGAAGATAGCTCAATCTATTTCGTATAAAACACCTTTAGAATTAATTCAAAAGCTTGAGGCAGCTATTGACCGGGGCCTGACAGCCCTTTCGTTTGAATTAAATAAGTCTCTAGTTGAAACGGAGCCGAGATTGTTACGTTTTATAAAAGAAATCAGTGCAAACATACCATTTGCAATTGATGCAAATGGTATGTTTGCAGAGGCACTATCGACTATAACAGATTTAAGTAGAGAAGATAGTAGAAAAGTAACAGGCTATATCGCCTCAGATCCGCTAGCTACTTTTGTTGTTGAGGGATTTATTCCAAAAAACCAAGAACAGTTTTTTGCTGAATGGTCCGAAATAATTAAAAATTCATCCGAAAAACTTCCTAATCTACAGACCATCCTAGTCAATACATCTGTATATCATAATGGTGGGGCGAATGCTGTTCAGGAGCTTGGAATTGCGGCTGCCACTGGAGTGCTTTATCTTCAACAGCTACTTGAAAAAGGTATAGATCAAGAAGTAGCATTATCAAAAATAATTTTCAAATTTTCAATTGGGTCAAATTTTTTCATGGAGATTGCAAAACTACGTGCAGCACGAATTATTTGGAATAAAATAACGGAAGTATATGGTGCCAAAATGGTAGATCGTGGAATGAAGATTGCCGCAGAAACTTCTATTTTTACAAAATCTGTTTCCGATCAGAATGTGAATCTCCTTCGTGCTGGTAACGAGGCGTTTGCCGCAGTAATTGGTGGTATTCAATACTTACATGTAACACCATTTGATCAAATGACAGGATCAACTTATTCTTCTGAGAGAATTGCACAAAACACGCAACTAATTTTACAAGAAGAAGTGCTCCTACAAAAAGTCATCGATCCTGCGGGGGGTTCATGGTATATCGAAGAATTAACGAGAGAATTAGCAGAAAAATCCTGGGAACTTTTTAAAAAAATTGAAGCAAATGGTGGGATGCTTGAAGCCCTAAAATCTAATTGGCTTCAAAAAGAGATATCCACTGTTAATAAAAAACGACATCATGATATTTCTACAAGAAAAGTAAGCATTGTTGGAACAAATGTATATGCTAATTTAACTGAAAATATCCCAGAGTGCGAAAAATCCATTAACGGGCAATTTTCTTCAGATGATCTAAGTGAAAAAATAACAATAGAGACAATTCCACAAATAAGATTATCTCAACCGTATGAAGATTTAAGGATGAGGGCCGATAGAATTAAGCGGCATGATGGTGTACGACCATTTATCGGTTTAATTTGCTTAGGAAATTTAAAACAATACAAACCAAGGGCAGATTTTATTCGAGGATTCTTGGCTGCTGGTGGAGTAAATGGCCTAGAAAGTGGCCCGATCTTTTCCACAGAATCAGTAACAGAGTTTGTTAAGGAATGTAATTCAAAACATTTCTGTCTTTGTGGCAGCAATGAGGAATATGAAAATATAGGGTTAGAAATCCTTCAATTAATAAAAGCTGAATTTCCTGATCGTATAGTTTATTTAGCTGGATTGCCTAAAGAAGAGGATCAATCCAAATGGGTGTCAGAAGGAATTAAGTCGTTTATTCATGTAAAGAGTAATTGTTGCGAAACACTTGAATCCATGCTTTCCGAAATGGAGTTGACACTATATGAAGCCTAA
- a CDS encoding dihydrolipoamide acetyltransferase family protein, with product MAVEQIKMPQLGESVTEGTISKWLVSVGDKVNKYDPLAEVMTDKVNAEVPSSFTGVIKELIAGEGDTFAIGEIICTIEIEGANVEESAAEEIKNTAVNDVAVAPVEQGNKARYSPAVLKISQENGIDLSQVQGTGTGGRITRKDLLKIIESGNIPTASGKVEAPKQAVVQPAVKQEAVQEVMVPKQAVVAAPTIPVMTGDIEIPVTGIRKAIAANMLRSKHEAPHAWTMMEVDATNLVEYRNTLKNEFKKKEGFNLTFFAFFVKAVAQALKEFPQVNSMWAGEKIIQKKDINISIAVATEDALYVPVIKNADEKTIKGIAREISELAVKVRTGKLKSDDMQGGTFTVNNTGSFGSVQSMGIINYPQAAILQVESIVKRPVVMDNGMIAIRDMVNLCMSLDHRVLDGLVCGRFLQRIKEILENTSKSTTSIY from the coding sequence TTGGCAGTTGAACAAATTAAGATGCCTCAGTTAGGGGAAAGTGTTACAGAGGGTACGATTAGCAAATGGCTTGTTTCAGTAGGGGACAAGGTAAATAAATATGACCCACTTGCTGAGGTTATGACAGATAAAGTAAATGCTGAAGTTCCTTCTTCATTTACAGGTGTGATTAAAGAACTTATTGCCGGAGAAGGTGATACATTTGCAATCGGTGAAATCATTTGTACGATTGAGATTGAAGGGGCAAATGTAGAGGAATCTGCAGCTGAAGAAATAAAGAATACTGCAGTTAATGATGTAGCAGTTGCGCCAGTCGAGCAAGGAAACAAAGCTCGCTACTCACCGGCAGTTTTAAAAATTTCACAGGAAAATGGTATTGACCTTTCTCAAGTACAAGGCACGGGGACAGGTGGCCGGATTACGAGAAAGGATCTTTTGAAAATAATTGAATCAGGAAATATTCCGACTGCAAGCGGCAAAGTAGAAGCACCTAAACAAGCAGTGGTGCAACCAGCTGTAAAGCAGGAGGCAGTACAGGAAGTAATGGTACCAAAACAAGCTGTTGTAGCAGCTCCTACAATTCCAGTTATGACTGGTGATATCGAAATACCGGTAACTGGAATCCGTAAAGCCATTGCAGCGAATATGCTTCGCAGCAAGCATGAAGCACCACATGCTTGGACAATGATGGAAGTAGATGCAACCAATCTTGTTGAATACCGGAACACCTTGAAAAATGAATTTAAGAAAAAAGAAGGATTCAATTTAACATTCTTTGCTTTCTTTGTTAAAGCAGTAGCCCAAGCTCTTAAAGAATTTCCACAGGTTAATTCCATGTGGGCAGGTGAAAAGATCATTCAAAAGAAGGATATTAATATTTCGATTGCTGTCGCAACAGAGGATGCTCTTTATGTTCCAGTAATTAAGAATGCTGATGAAAAAACAATTAAAGGCATTGCCCGTGAAATTTCTGAGCTTGCTGTAAAGGTTCGCACTGGCAAACTTAAATCAGATGATATGCAGGGTGGAACATTTACTGTAAACAATACTGGCTCATTCGGTTCAGTTCAATCGATGGGAATTATTAATTATCCACAGGCGGCAATCCTTCAAGTAGAATCGATTGTCAAACGTCCTGTTGTAATGGACAATGGAATGATTGCGATTCGTGATATGGTCAATCTTTGTATGTCACTTGATCATCGTGTATTGGATGGACTCGTTTGCGGTAGATTCTTACAACGTATAAAAGAAATTCTTGAGAATACATCAAAATCGACAACTTCGATTTATTAA
- a CDS encoding alpha-ketoacid dehydrogenase subunit beta: protein MPVISYIDAVTMAIREEMERDPKVFVLGEDVGRKGGVFKATHGLYEQFGEARVLDAPLAESAIAGVGIGAAMYGMRPIAEMQFADFIMPAVNQIISEAAKIRFRSNNDWNCPIVIRAPYGGGVHGALYHSQSVEAVFANQPGLKIVMPSTPYDVKGLLKAAIRDNDPVLFFEHKRAYRLIKGEVPTEDYTLPIGKADVKRVGEDITVITYGLCVHFALQAAEKLAKDGISAHILDLRTVYPLDKEAIIEAASKTGKVLLVTEDTKEGSIMGEVAAIIAENCLFDLDAPVKRLAGPDIPAMPYAPTMEKFFMVNPEKVEKAMRELAEF from the coding sequence ATGCCAGTAATTTCTTATATTGACGCAGTAACAATGGCCATTCGTGAGGAAATGGAAAGAGATCCAAAGGTTTTTGTACTTGGTGAAGATGTTGGACGAAAAGGTGGAGTTTTTAAGGCCACTCATGGTTTGTATGAACAGTTTGGAGAAGCGCGTGTTCTTGATGCTCCGCTTGCTGAATCAGCTATTGCAGGTGTAGGAATTGGGGCTGCCATGTATGGAATGCGCCCTATTGCTGAAATGCAATTTGCAGATTTCATTATGCCTGCGGTAAACCAAATTATTTCAGAAGCTGCTAAAATCCGCTTTCGTTCCAATAATGATTGGAACTGTCCGATTGTTATTCGTGCACCTTATGGTGGCGGAGTACATGGAGCTCTCTATCATTCTCAATCAGTTGAAGCTGTATTTGCTAATCAGCCTGGCTTAAAGATTGTAATGCCTTCAACCCCTTACGATGTAAAAGGACTTCTTAAAGCAGCGATTCGTGATAACGACCCTGTTCTTTTCTTTGAACATAAGCGTGCATACCGTTTAATTAAAGGAGAAGTTCCAACCGAAGATTATACGTTACCAATTGGAAAAGCTGATGTAAAACGGGTAGGAGAAGACATAACCGTAATTACATATGGTTTATGTGTCCATTTTGCTCTTCAAGCAGCTGAAAAGTTAGCTAAGGATGGAATATCTGCACATATTCTCGACCTTAGAACAGTCTACCCACTTGATAAAGAAGCTATTATTGAGGCTGCTTCGAAAACAGGTAAGGTTTTACTTGTTACAGAAGATACAAAAGAAGGTAGTATCATGGGTGAAGTTGCCGCAATTATCGCGGAAAACTGTTTGTTTGATTTGGATGCTCCTGTTAAACGACTTGCAGGACCTGATATTCCTGCAATGCCATATGCTCCTACAATGGAGAAATTCTTTATGGTTAATCCTGAAAAAGTTGAAAAAGCAATGCGTGAGCTTGCAGAATTTTAA
- a CDS encoding thiamine pyrophosphate-dependent dehydrogenase E1 component subunit alpha, with the protein MTKKRHEALGLTDEKVLEMYETMLLARRIDERMWLLNRAGKIPFVISCQGQEAAQVGAAFALDKEKDYVLPYYRDMGVVLTFGMTPKELMLSGFAKAEDPNSGGRQMPGHFGQKKNRIVTGSSPVTTQVPHAVGIALAGKMEGHDLVTFVTFGEGSSNQGDFHEGANFAGVHKLPVIFMCENNKYAISIPMEKQLGCEKVSDRAIGYGMPGYTVNGNDPLEVYKVVKEAADRGRRGEGATLIETVCYRLTPHSSDDDDRSYRGREEVAAAKAQDPIITFSAYLKETGVMTDELEKEMNDRIMNLVNEATDYAENAPYAAPEDALKYVYGDCQGETTCQ; encoded by the coding sequence ATGACTAAAAAGCGTCATGAAGCATTAGGATTAACAGATGAGAAAGTATTGGAAATGTATGAAACAATGCTTTTGGCCCGCCGTATTGATGAGCGGATGTGGTTATTAAATCGTGCAGGGAAAATTCCCTTCGTAATTTCTTGTCAAGGGCAAGAAGCGGCACAGGTAGGGGCTGCTTTTGCACTTGATAAAGAAAAAGATTATGTACTTCCATACTACCGAGATATGGGTGTTGTTTTAACATTTGGCATGACACCAAAAGAGCTCATGCTTTCCGGATTTGCAAAAGCAGAAGATCCCAATTCAGGTGGACGGCAAATGCCAGGTCACTTTGGTCAGAAGAAAAACCGCATTGTAACAGGTTCTTCTCCTGTAACAACGCAAGTACCACATGCTGTAGGGATTGCACTTGCAGGAAAAATGGAAGGACATGATCTTGTTACATTTGTTACATTTGGTGAAGGATCATCAAATCAGGGCGATTTTCATGAAGGGGCTAACTTTGCAGGTGTTCATAAACTTCCGGTAATTTTCATGTGCGAAAACAACAAGTATGCTATTTCCATTCCTATGGAAAAACAACTTGGTTGTGAAAAGGTTTCGGACAGGGCAATTGGATACGGGATGCCAGGTTATACCGTCAATGGAAATGATCCATTGGAAGTGTATAAAGTAGTCAAGGAAGCAGCAGATCGAGGACGTCGTGGTGAAGGTGCCACATTAATTGAAACAGTTTGCTATCGCTTAACACCACATTCATCAGATGATGATGATCGTTCCTATCGTGGACGGGAAGAAGTGGCAGCAGCAAAAGCACAGGATCCAATTATCACGTTTAGTGCCTATTTAAAAGAAACAGGCGTTATGACAGACGAATTGGAAAAGGAAATGAATGATCGCATCATGAATCTGGTAAATGAAGCAACCGATTATGCTGAAAATGCTCCATATGCTGCACCAGAAGATGCGCTGAAATATGTATATGGGGATTGTCAGGGGGAAACAACATGCCAGTAA